A segment of the Pseudobdellovibrionaceae bacterium genome:
AAGAAATTCGTTGCCAAGTTTCCGTCGAGCACCGACCTCTACAATATGGTCAAGGCTGAATACCTCGCGATGAGACTCGCTGCTTTGGCTGGAATCAATGTGGCCCCAGTCAGACTTGTTAAAGCTGCCAACAAGGATGTGCTTTTGATCGAGCGCTTTGACCGTGACAAAACCGACAGGGGCTGGACGCGAAAACCCATGGTGTCTCTTCTTACCATCTTACAGCTTGATGATATGACAGCTCGTTATGCAAGTTACGAGGATTTTGCCGAAGTCATTAGGCATCGTTTTGATTCGCCCACGAATACGCTAAGGGAGATGTTCTCCCGGCTGGTATTCAATGTCCTCTGTGGGAACACTGACGATCACGCAAGAAATCATGCCGCGTTCTGGGATGGCAAGAGTCTTAGTCTCACTCCAGCCTACGATATTTGCCCACAGGGACGAACCGGTAACGAGGCCTCTCAGGCCATGAAAATTATCGGCGCTGAAAATCTCAGTCAGCTAAGGACTTGCGCCAAAGCCGCGGCCAATTTCCAACTCACCGAGAAGGAGGCTCACCAGATTTTTGACCACATCGCCGAGATAATCGAACAAAACTGGGATGAGGTCTGCGAGGAAGCAGAGCTGTCTGAAATCGAAAAACAGCAATTATGGCGTCGTCAATTCCTCAATGGGTTTTCCCTACAACGGTA
Coding sequences within it:
- a CDS encoding type II toxin-antitoxin system HipA family toxin, with translation MTSNSPKEAYVWIWLPNEIAPVVCGRLEATAEGVLFNYGTSYLQRLSQNQKAMSIYEPELPLKRGQLPLVGQLKIPGCIRDAAPDSWGRRVIINRTLGVAGTDVETGDLDELTYLLESGSDRIGALDFQLSPTEYVPRSAKNVSFDELIASAERVEKGIPLTAELDQALFHGSSIGGARPKALVEMKSKKFVAKFPSSTDLYNMVKAEYLAMRLAALAGINVAPVRLVKAANKDVLLIERFDRDKTDRGWTRKPMVSLLTILQLDDMTARYASYEDFAEVIRHRFDSPTNTLREMFSRLVFNVLCGNTDDHARNHAAFWDGKSLSLTPAYDICPQGRTGNEASQAMKIIGAENLSQLRTCAKAAANFQLTEKEAHQIFDHIAEIIEQNWDEVCEEAELSEIEKQQLWRRQFLNGFSLQR